A single window of Candidatus Babeliaceae bacterium DNA harbors:
- a CDS encoding AAA family ATPase, translated as MKSKNFLRYSIVIFNFISLSAIDIVENNNGDQLQKLCDTVACISDKMDTIVGQTIMNHVAQSRNAHSYGDSNFFVIREPDEYERDMSPCDEIAQFFPQEFPLEFQIAMQCFMDPQPFIEEHKKVPNKFLLYGRPGVGKSYFVELIHKIFQLPLISIKAGDLEDRFYGESSKRITQLLNTRDHNGRVLLIFIDEVDAIAQPRNADLPGVHRSSLNSLLVEIQKHSGDPSVCIFVATNDKNSLDEAFLSRFKQSCIEFKDMAQAERTMLVENLLKYTVIQYKSKAIKEISDASKGLSKRDIAEAIQTADAWLFAHRDTMDCLTSKDVLHFINRNKTNGAISLDSKIKKFVISYLPYVNFTNGAILIILNMHSIVAYIIKHHSNQVNLLNIMAKSSA; from the coding sequence ATGAAATCAAAAAATTTCTTAAGATACTCTATTGTTATTTTTAACTTTATATCATTATCTGCTATTGACATTGTTGAAAACAATAACGGTGACCAATTACAAAAACTGTGCGATACGGTTGCCTGTATAAGTGACAAAATGGATACAATTGTTGGTCAAACAATCATGAATCATGTGGCGCAATCGCGCAATGCTCATTCTTATGGCGATAGCAATTTTTTTGTTATTAGAGAGCCGGATGAATATGAAAGAGACATGTCTCCTTGTGATGAAATTGCTCAGTTCTTTCCGCAAGAATTTCCTCTTGAGTTTCAAATTGCTATGCAATGCTTTATGGATCCGCAACCATTTATTGAAGAGCATAAAAAAGTACCCAATAAATTTTTACTATACGGTAGGCCAGGTGTAGGTAAATCCTATTTCGTTGAGCTCATTCATAAGATTTTTCAGTTACCGTTAATATCCATTAAGGCCGGTGATCTTGAGGATAGATTTTATGGTGAAAGTTCAAAACGTATAACACAGCTATTAAATACACGTGATCATAACGGCCGCGTTCTCTTGATATTTATAGATGAAGTGGATGCTATCGCCCAACCAAGAAATGCTGACCTGCCTGGCGTACATAGATCATCATTGAATTCGTTATTGGTGGAGATCCAAAAGCATAGTGGCGACCCATCAGTTTGTATTTTTGTTGCAACCAATGATAAAAACTCGCTCGACGAAGCATTTTTAAGTCGTTTTAAGCAAAGTTGTATTGAATTTAAAGATATGGCACAGGCAGAGCGTACAATGCTGGTGGAAAATTTACTAAAATATACGGTGATCCAATACAAATCAAAAGCGATAAAAGAAATATCTGATGCGTCAAAAGGTCTCAGTAAGCGTGATATAGCCGAAGCTATCCAAACAGCAGATGCGTGGCTATTTGCGCATAGAGATACTATGGATTGTTTAACCAGTAAAGATGTTTTGCACTTTATCAATCGCAATAAAACTAATGGCGCGATATCTTTAGATAGCAAAATTAAAAAATTTGTTATTTCTTATCTTCCGTACGTTAATTTCACCAATGGTGCTATTTTGATAATTCTTAATATGCACAGCATTGTCGCATACAT